Proteins encoded by one window of Camelus bactrianus isolate YW-2024 breed Bactrian camel chromosome 9, ASM4877302v1, whole genome shotgun sequence:
- the CIC gene encoding protein capicua homolog isoform X3 has protein sequence MKPMKKACAGLPGSGSGGKSPPATRAKALRRRGAGEGDKPEEEDDDAQQQQPGPEEAEEGEEEEAERGPGAEGLPPELHPHDPAPGPAEEPKVEGEAGRWEPSLSRKTATFKSRAPKKKYVEEHGAGSGSSSGAAGAPEEQARTPEEASALGVPPRPPTSTRSSSTDTASEHSADLEDEPAEACGPGPWPPGSTSVGYDLRQLRSQRVLARRGDGLFLPAVVRQVRRSQDLGVQFPGDRALTFYEGAPGGGVDVVLDATPPPGALVVGTAVCTCVEPGMAAYREGVVVEVATKPAAYKVRFSSQPGPVATLPQPPQPPHREPEEAVWVARSSLRLLRPPWDPEALPRKPSTGPEEEQAEPGAALPPCPAALDPKQPEDAEVSKISFGGNLGACEEGEEKHPPALGTPALLPLPPPQLLSPPPKSPAFAGPGRPGEQPSPCQEGSQGGSRSSSVASLEKGTAPAARARTPLTAAQQKYKKGDVVCTPNGIRKKFNGKQWRRLCSRDGCMKESQRRGYCSRHLSMRTKEMEGLADSGPGGAGRPAGVAAREGSTEFDWGDETSRDSEASSVAARGDSRPRLVAPADLSRFEFDECEAAVMLVSLGSSRSGTPSFSPVSTQSPFSPAPSPSPSPLFGFRPANFSPINASPVIQRTAVRSRHLSASTPKAGVLTPPDLGPHPPPPAPRERHSSGILPTFQTNLTFTVPISPGRRKTELLPHPGALGASGSGGGGAAPDFPKSDSLDSGVDSVSHTPTPSTPAGFRAVSPAVPFSRSRQPSPLLLLPPPAGLTSDPGPSVRRVPAVQRDSPVIVRNPDVPLPSKFPGEVGAASEARAGGPGRGCRETPVPPGVASGKPGLPPPLPAPVPITVPPAAPTAVAQPMPTFGLASSPFQPVAFHPSPAALLPVLVPSSYTSHPAPKKEVIMGRPGTVWTNVEPRSVAVFPWHSLVPFLAPSQPDPSVQPSEAQQPASHPVASNQSKEPAESAAVAHEQPPGGTGNADPGRPPGATCPESPGPGPPHSLGVVEPGKGPPPTTEEEAPGPPGEPRLDSETESDHDDAFLSIMSPEIQLPLPPGKRRTQSLSALPKERDSSSEKDGRSPNKREKDHIRRPMNAFMIFSKRHRALVHQRHPNQDNRTVSKILGEWWYALGPKEKQKYHDLAFQVKEAHFKAHPDWKWCNKDRKKSSSEAKPTSLGLAGGHKETRERSMSETGTAAAPGVSSELLSVTAQTLLSSDTKAPGSGSCGAERLHTVGAPGSARPRAFSHSGVHSLDGGEVDSQALQELTQMVSGPASYSGPKPSTQYGAPGPFAAPSEGGTLAASGRPPLLPTRASRSQRAASEDMTSDEERMVICEEEGDDDVIADDGFSTTDIDLKCKERVTDSESGDSSGEDPEGSKGFGRKVFSPVIRSSFTHCRPSLDPEPPGPPDPPGAFGKGYGPTPSSSSSSPASSSASAATSFQLGSGTFKAQESGQGSTTGPLRPPPPGAGGPATPSKATRFLPTDPATFRRKRPESVGGLDPPGPSVIAAPPSGGGSVLQTLVLPSNKEEREASGARMPSAPAPPLAYGAPAAPLSRPAATMVTNVVRPVSSTPVPIASKPFPSSARAEASPNDTAGGRTETVTGSRAPGGSPLGVSLVYSDKKSGATTSTAPHLVAGPLLGTVGKAPATVTNLLVGTPGYGAPAPPAVQFIAQGGPGSGAAAGSGAGAGSGPNGPVPLGILQPGPLSKAGGITQVQYILPTLPQQLQVAPAPAPGTKAVAPSGPAPTTSIRFTLPPGTSTNGKVLAATAPTPGIPILQSVPSAPPPKAQSVSPVQAPPPGGSAQLLPGKVLVPLATPSMSVRGGGAGQPLPLVSPPFSVPVQNGAQPPSKIIQLTPVPVSTPSGLVPPLSPASLPGPTSQPQKVLLPSSTRITYVQSASGHALPLGTSPASSQAGTVTSYGPTSSVALGFTSLGPSGPAFVQPLLSGQAPLLAPGQVGVSPVPSPQLPPSCTAPSGPVITAFYPGSPIPTSSASLAQPSQAPPGLVYTVATSTTPPAATILPKGPSAPATATPAPTSPFPSATAGSMTYSLVAPKAQRPTPKAPQKVKAAIASIPVGSFEAGAPGRPGPAPRQPLEPGPAREPSASESELEGQPTTPAPPLPPETWVPPARSSPPPPPPAEERTSSKGPETMSLSQASKFPSSSSDWRVPGLGLENRGEPPTPPSPAPAPASAPGSSSGSSEGSSGRAAGDTPERKEAASTGKKVKVRPPPLKKTFDSVDKVLSEVDFEERFAELPEFRPEEVLPSPTLQSLATSPRAILGSYRKKRKNSTDLDSAPEDPTSPKRKMRRRSSCSSEPNTPKSAKCEGDIFTFDRTGAGTEAEDVLGELEYEKVPYSSLRRTLDQRRALVMQLFQDHGFFPSAQATAAFQARYADIFPSKVCLQLKIREVRQKIMQAATPTEQPPGAEAPLPGPPPTGTAAAPVPTPSPAGGPDPTSPGSDSGTTPAAPPLPPPPEPGPGQPGWEGPPQPSPPPSGPSTAATGR, from the exons ATGAAGCCAATGAAGAAGGCTTGTGCTGGCCTCCCCGGTTCTGGCAGCGGTGGCAAGTCCCCACCAGCCACTAGGGCCAAGGCCCTGAGGCGgcgaggggctggggagggcgaCAAGCCAGAGGAGGAAGACGATgacgcgcagcagcagcagccagggcCAGAAGAGGCtgaggagggtgaggaggaggaggctgagcggggccctggggctgaggggctgCCCCCAGAGCTGCATCCCCAtgacccagccccaggcccagctgaGGAACCCAaggtggagggggaggcaggcCGCTGGGAGCCCTCACTCAGCCGAAAGACGGCCACATTCAAGTCACGAGCGCCCAAGAAGAAGTATGTGGAGGAGCATGGGGctggcagtggcagcagcagtgggGCAGCTGGTGCCCCTGAAGAGCAGGCACGGACCCCCGAGGAGGCCAGTGCCCTGGGTGTGCCTCCACGGCCACCCACTTCCACCCGCTCCTCCTCCACTGACACAGCCAGCGAGCACTCAGCTGACCTGGAGGATGAGCCGGCTGAAGCTTGTGGTCCAGGCCCCTGGCCCCCTGGCAGCACCAGTGTTGGCTATGACCTGCGGCAGCTGCGGTCCCAGCGAGTGCTGGCTCGGCGTGGGGATGGCCTCTTCCTGCCGGCTGTGGTGCGCCAGGTGCGCCGAAGCCAGGACCTGGGTGTGCAGTTCCCTGGGGACCGGGCCCTGACTTTTTACGAGGGAGCACCCGGCGGTGGTGTGGATGTGGTTTTGGATGCCACACCACCGCCAGGTGCACTGGTGGTTGGTACAGCTGTCTGTACCTGTGTGGAGCCTGGTATGGCTGCCTACCGTGAGggtgtggtggtggaggtggccaCCAAGCCAGCTGCCTACAAGGTCCGCTTCAGCTCCCAGCCAGGCCCAGTAGCCACCCTACCACAGCCACCACAGCCACCACACCGTGAGCCTGAGGAGGCAGTGTGGGTGGCCCGCTCCAGCCTGCGCCTGCTGCGGCCCCCCTGGGACCCTGAAGCCCTGCCTAGAAAGCCCTCAACGGGCCCTGAGGAGGAGCAGGCTGAGCCAGGGGCTgccctgcccccctgccctgctgccctggACCCCAAGCAGCCTGAGGATGCTGAGGTATCCAAGATCAGCTTTGGTGGCAACCTGGGAGCTTGTGAGGAGGGTGAGGAGAAGCACCCACCAGCCCTGGGCACCCCGGCCTTGCTCCCACTGCCCCCGCCTCAGCTCCTGTCACCACCACCCAAGTCCCCAGCCTTCGCAGGCCCAGGCCGCCCTGGCGAGCAGCCCTCACCCTGCCAGGAGGGGAGCCAGGGCGGCAGCCGGAGCAGCAGTGTGGCCTCTCTGGAGAAGGGGACCGCGCCAGCTGCCCGGGCCCGCACACCCCTGACCGCAGCCCAGCAGAAATACAAGAAGGGCGATGTGGTCTGCACACCCAATGGAATTCGAAAGAAGTTCAACGGCAAGCAGTGGCGACGGCTGTGCTCGAGAGATGGCTGCATGAAGGAGTCACAGCGGCGGGGCTACTGCTCACGCCACCTGTCCATGCGAACCAAAGAGATGGAGGGCCTGGCGGACAGtggcccaggtggggctgggcggCCGGCTGGCGTGGCAGCCCGTGAGGGTAGCACCGAGTTTGACTGGGGTGATGAGACCTCTCGGGACAGTGAGGCCAGCAGTGTGGCAGCCCGAGGAGACTCACGTCCACGCCTGGTGGCCCCTGCTGACCTGTCACGCTTTGAGTTTGACGAGTGTGAAGCGGCTGTGATGTTGGTGTCACTGGGCAGCTCTCGCTCGGGCACGCCCTCCTTCTCCCCAGTCTCTACGCAGTCGCCCTTCTCGCCAGCCCCGTCACCTTCACCCTCACCACTCTTTGGCTTCCGCCCTGCCAACTTCAGCCCCATCAACGCCTCGCCAGTCATCCAGCGTACTGCTGTTCGCAGTCGCCACCTGAGCGCCAGCACCCCTAAGGCAGGTGTGCTGACTCCACCAGACCTGGGCCCCCACCCGCCGCCACCTGCTCCCCGAGAGCGCCATTCCTCCGGCATCCTACCCACCTTCCAGACCAACCTGACCTTTACTGTGCCCATTAGCCCTGGGCGACGGAAGACAGAGCTGCTTCCCCACCCAGGGGcactgggggcctctggctctggGGGCGGAGGAGCTGCCCCAGACTTCCCTAAGAGTGACAGCTTAGACTCTGGTGTGGACTCGGTGTCCCACACGCCTACACCCTCCACACCAGCTGGCTTCCGTGCTGTGTCGCCTGCCGTGCCCTTCTCCCGCTCCCGCCAGCCCTCACCGTTGCTGCTGTTGCCCCCACCTGCCGGCCTGACCTCGGATCCTGGGCCCTCCGTGCGCAGGGTGCCTGCTGTGCAGCGGGACTCACCTGTCATTGTCCGCAACCCTGATGTGCCGCTGCCCTCCAAATTCCCTGGGGAAGTGGGCGCTGCCAGTGAGGCACGGGCCGGGGGACCTGGGCGGGGCTGCCGAGAGACCCCAGTGCCCCCTGGGGTGGCCAGTGGGAAGCCTGGCCTGCCCCCACCTCTGCCGGCCCCCGTGCCCATCACTGTGCCTCCAGCCGCGCCGACTGCTGTGGCCCAGCCGATGCCCACCTTTGGCCTGGCTTCCTCGCCCTTCCAGCCGGTGGCCTTTCACCCCTCACCTGCTGCCCTGTTGCCGGTCCTGGTGCCCAGCAGCTACACCAGCCATCCTGCCCCCAAAAAGGAAGTCATCATGGGCCGGCCTGGGACAG TGTGGACAAACGTGGAACCTCGCTCTGTGGCCGTGTTCCCCTGGCACTCCTTAGTCCCCTTCTTGGCGCCCAGCCAGCCTGACCCCTCTGTGCAGCCAAGTGAAGCCCAGCAACCTGCCAGCCACCCAGTGGCCTCCAATCAGAGCAAAG AACCTGCTGAGTCGGCGGCTGTTGCTCACGAGCAGCCACCAGGCGGGACAGGGAATGCTGACCCTGGGCGGCCCCCGGGAGCTACATGCCCTGAGAGCCCAGGGCCCGGACCCCCCCACAGTTTGGGGGTGGTGGAACCTGGAAAGGGCCCCCCTCCCACCACTGAGGAGGAGGCCCCTGGTCCACCAGGAGAGCCCCGGCTGGACAGTGAGACGGAGAGTGACCATGATGATGC CTTCCTCTCCATCATGTCTCCTGAGATCCAGTTACCTCTGCCGCCTGGGAAACGCCGGACCCAGTCCCTCAGCGCCTTGCCCAAGGAACGAGACTCATCTTCAGAGAAGGATGGACGCAGCCCCAACAAG CGGGAGAAGGACCATATCCGGCGGCCCATGAATGCCTTTATGATCTTCAGCAAGCGGCACCGGGCCCTGGTCCATCAGCGTCACCCCAACCAGGACAACCGGACTGTCAGCAAGATCCTGGGCGAGTGGTGGTATGCCCTGGGACCCAAGGAGAAACAGAAGTACCACGACCTGGCCTTCCAG GTGAAAGAGGCCCACTTTAAGGCCCACCCAGACTGGAAGTGGTGCAACAAGGACCGGAAGAAGTCCAGCTCAGAGGCCAAGCCTACTAGcctggggctggcaggagggCACAAGGAGACGCGGGAGCGGAGCATGTCGGAGACAGGCACTGCCGCTGCCCCTGGAG TGTCCTCGGAACTCCTGTCTGTCACAGCCCAGACGCTCTTGAGCTCGGACACCAAGGCTCCGGGGAGCGGCTCTTGTGGGGCAGAACGTCTGCACACAGTCGGGGCACCTGGCTCAGCCCGGCCCCGAGCCTTCTCCCACAGCGGGGTCCACAGCCTCGATGGTGGGGAAGTAGACAGCCAGGCACTACAGGAACTGACTCAG ATGGTGTCTGGCCCTGCATCCTACTCTGGCCCAAAACCTTCCACGCAATATGGGGCTCCAGGCCCCTTTGCAGCCCCCAGTGAGGGAGGCACCCTGGCGGCCAGTGGGCGGCCTCCACTGCTGCCCACCCGGGCCTCCCGTTCCCAGCGTGCCGCCAGTGAGGACATGACCAGTGACGAGGAGCGCATGGTCATCTGTGAGGAGGAAGGGGATGATGATGTCATTG CTGACGATGGCTTCAGCACCACTGACATTGACCTCAAGTGCAAGGAGCGGGTGACTGACAGCGAGAGCGGAGACAGCTCTGGGGAAGACCCAGAGGGCAGCAAG GGCTTTGGCCGGAAGGTGTTCTCACCTGTGATCCGTTCCTCCTTTACCCACTGCCGTCCATCACTGGACCCTGAGCCCCCAGGGCCCCCAGATCCACCTGGAGCCTTCGGCAAAGGATATGGgcccaccccatcctcctcctcgtcctcgcctgcctcctcctcagcctcAGCAGCCACCTCCTTCCAACTGGGCTCAGGGACCTTCAAGGCCCAGGAGTCAGGTCAGGGCAGCACAACAGGCCCCCTTCGGCCCCCaccccctggggctgggggcccagcGACACCTTCTAAGGCCACCCGGTTTCTCCCCACGGATCCTGCCACCTTCCGGCGCAAGAGACCTGAAAGTGTAGGGGGCCTGGATCCACCAGGCCCCTCAGTCATTGCGGCACCTCCCAGTGGTGGGGGAAGTGTCCTGCAGACACTGGTCCTGCCCTCAAACAAGGAGGAACGGGAGGCCAGTGGAGCTCGCATGCCTTCGGCCCCAGCCCCACCGCTGGCCTATGGGGCCCCAGCAGCACCCCTGTCCCGCCCGGCTGCCACCATGGTCACCAACGTGGTCCGGCCTGTCAGCAGCACTCCTGTGCCCATTGCCTCTAAgcctttcccttcctctgcccGGGCGGAAGCGTCTCCAAATGATACAGCAGGTGGCAGGACTGAGACAGTCACTGGGTCCCGGGCACCTGGGGGCTCCCCACTAGGTGTCAGCTTAGTGTATTCAGATAAGAAGTCGGGAGCAACCACCTCAACAGCCCCACATCTGGTGGCTGGGCCCCTACTGGGCACTGTGGGGAAGGCACCTGCCACTGTCACCAACCTGCTGGTGGGCACCCCGGGCTATGGGGCCCCAGCACCCCCCGCTGTTCAGTTTATTGCCCAGGGGGGCCCTGGCAGTGGGGCAGCTGCGGGCTCAGGAGCAGGTGCTGGGAGTGGCCCCAATGGGCCAGTGCCCCTGGGCATCCTGCAGCCAGGTCCCCTGAGCAAGGCTGGGGGAATCACCCAAGTGCAGTACATTCTGCCCACGCTGCCCCAACAACTTCAAGTggcacctgccccagcccctgggaccAAGGCAGTGGCTCCCAGCGGCCCTGCACCCACTACCAGCATCCGTTTCACCCTCCCGCCGGGCACCTCCACCAACGGCAAAGTCCTGGCTGCCACTGCGCCCACTCCTGGCATCCCCATCCTGCAGTCTGTACCCTCTGCCCCGCCCCCCAAAG CCCAGTCAGTTTCTCCTGTGCAGGCCCCTCCCCCAGGTGGCTCAGCCCAGCTGCTACCCGGGAAGGTACTGGTGCCCTTGGCCACCCCTAGCATGTCAGTGCGGGGTGGAGGGGCCGGCCAGCCACTGCCCCTGGTGAGCCCACCCTTCTCAGTACCTGTGCAGAATGGTGCTCAGCCACCCAGCAAG ATCATCCAGCTGACTCCGGTACCTGTGAGCACACCCAGCGGCCTGGTGCCGCCCCTCAGCCCAGCCTCGCTCCCTGGACCCACCTCTCAGCCTCAGAAGGTCCTGCTGCCCTCCTCTACCAG AATCACCTATGTGCAGTCAGCCAGCGGGCATGCGCTGCCCCTGGGCACCAGTCCTGCGTCTAGTCAGGCTGGAACAGTCACTTCGTACGGACCCACGAGCTCGGTAGCCCTAGGCTTCACCTCACTGGGGCCCAGTGGCCCCGCCTTCGTGCAGCCCTTGCTTTCAG GCCAAGCCCCGCTGCTGGCTCCCGGCCAGGTGGGCGTGTCGCCTGTGCCCAGTCCCCAGCTGCCTCCCAGCTGCACAGCCCCCAGTGGTCCTGTCATCACAGCGTTTTACCCCGGcagccccatccccacctcctcaGCATCCCTGGCCCAGCCATCTCAGGCTCCACCAGGCCTGGTCTACACTGTGGCCACCAGCACCACCCCACCTGCTGCCACCATCCTGCCCAAGGGCCCATCGGCCCCTGCCACTGCCACCCCGGCCCCTACCAGCCCTTTCCCTAGTGCCACAG CAGGCTCCATGACCTACAGCTTAGTGGCCCCCAAAGCCCAGCGGCCCACCCCTAAGGCCCCCCAGAAAGTGAAGGCGGCCATCGCCAGCATTCCTGTGGGCTCCTTTGAGGCAGGTGCCCCTGGGCGGCCAGGCCCTGCACCCCGTCAGCCCTTGGAGCCTGGCCCAGCCCGTGAGCCCTCTGCATCTGAGTCTGAGCTGGAGGGGCAGCCTACAACGCCGGCCCCCCCACTGCCCCCAGAGACCTGGGTTCCCCCAGCCCGGAGCAgtcccccgccacccccacctgCTGAGGAGCGGACCAGCTCCAAGGGGCCTGAGACCATG TCTCTGTCTCAGGCCAGCAAATTCCCAAGCTCATCTTCAGACTGGCGCGTCCCTGGGCTGGGTCTGGAGAACCGTGGGGagcctcccacccctcccagcccGGCCCCggctccagcctcagcccctggtagcagcagcggcagcagcgagggcagcagtgggagggcagctggggacaCCCCTGAGCGCAAGGAGGCGGCCAGTACCGGCAAGAAGGTGAAGGTGCGGCCCCCGCCCCTGAAGAAGACCTTTGACTCTGTGGACAA GGTCCTGTCGGAGGTGGACTTCGAAGAGCGCTTTGCTGAGCTGCCCGAGTTTCGGCCTGAGGAGGTGCTGCCCTCGCCCACCCTGCAGTCTCTGGCCACCTCACCCCGGGCCATCCTGGGCTCCTACCGCAAGAAGAGAAAGAACTCCACTG ACCTGGACTCTGCCCCTGAGGACCCCACCTCGCCCAAGCGCAAGATGAGGAGACGCTCCAGCTGCAGCTCAGAGCCCAACACCCCCAAGAGTGCCAAGTGCGAGGGGGACATCTTCACCTTTGACCGTACAGGTGCTG GTACAGAAGCTGAGGATGTGCTCGGGGAGCTGGAATATGAGAAAGTGCCATACTCATCACTACGGCGCACCCTGGACCAGCGCCGGGCCCTAGTCATGCAGCTCTTCCAGGACCATGGCTTCTTCCCATCAG CCCAGGCCACAGCAGCCTTCCAGGCCCGCTACGCAGACATCTTCCCCTCCAAGGTCTGTCTGCAGTTGAAGATCCGTGAGGTTCGCCAGAAGATCATGCAGGCGGCCACTCCCACAGAGCAGCCCCCCGGAGCTGAGGCCCCCCTCCCTGGACCACCCCCCACTGGCACTGCTGCTGCCCctgtccccactcccagccctgctGGGGGCCCTGACCCCACCTCACCTGGCTCGGACTCTGGCACGACCCCGGCTGCCCCGCCACTGCCTCCACCCCCAGAGCCAGGGCCTGGACAAcctggctgggaggggccccCTCAACCCTCACCACCCCCTTCTGGCCCCTCCACAGCTGCCACAGGCAGGTGA